One stretch of Saccharopolyspora erythraea DNA includes these proteins:
- a CDS encoding amidase, giving the protein MVNTTRTAADLTATEMLASYATGELSPVEATEATLRRIDEADGPVNAFCLVDADRALEQARASERRWQRGEPVGRLDGVPASIKDIFLTRDWPTLRGSRTVDPDQRWSVDAPTVARLREHNAVFVGKTTTPELAWKGVTDNTLDGITRNPWDTTRTPGGSSGGAAAAVALGMAPLAIGTDGGGSVRIPASFCGIFTIKPTYGRVPHFPASPYGTMAHAGPMTTTVAETALMMDVLSEPDSRDWSALQPMTTSFLDGLDDGVRGLRIALSPGLGFATLDPEIAKSVSAAAKVFTDLGAIVEDADPGITDPVEDFHVLWFSGAAKSVEHLTAEQRELLDPGLHEIVRQGLTYSAQDYLEATNTRMLLGQRMGAFHDTYDLLLTATVPIPPFEAGVEVPSGWPQPRWTSWTPLTYPFNMTQQPAASVPCGFTSEGLPIGLQIVGPRHSDARVLRAARAFEQARPWSRPAR; this is encoded by the coding sequence ATGGTCAACACCACCCGGACAGCAGCCGACCTCACCGCCACCGAGATGCTGGCCTCCTACGCCACCGGCGAGCTGTCGCCGGTGGAGGCGACCGAAGCCACCCTGCGCCGCATCGACGAGGCCGACGGCCCGGTCAACGCCTTCTGCCTGGTCGACGCCGACCGCGCGCTGGAGCAGGCGCGCGCCTCCGAGCGGCGCTGGCAGCGCGGTGAGCCGGTCGGCAGGCTCGACGGTGTTCCGGCCTCCATCAAGGACATCTTCCTCACCCGGGACTGGCCGACGCTGCGCGGCTCCCGCACCGTCGACCCCGACCAGCGCTGGAGCGTCGACGCCCCGACGGTGGCGCGGCTGCGCGAGCACAACGCGGTGTTCGTCGGCAAGACCACCACCCCGGAGCTGGCGTGGAAAGGCGTCACCGACAACACCCTCGACGGCATCACGCGCAACCCGTGGGACACCACCCGCACCCCGGGCGGCTCCAGCGGCGGCGCTGCGGCGGCGGTCGCGCTGGGCATGGCGCCGCTGGCCATCGGCACCGACGGCGGGGGCTCGGTGCGCATCCCGGCCTCCTTCTGCGGGATCTTCACGATCAAGCCCACCTACGGCCGCGTGCCGCACTTCCCCGCCAGCCCGTACGGCACGATGGCCCACGCGGGTCCGATGACCACGACGGTGGCCGAGACCGCGCTGATGATGGACGTGCTGTCCGAGCCGGACAGCCGCGACTGGTCGGCGCTGCAGCCGATGACCACCTCGTTCCTGGACGGCCTCGACGACGGGGTGCGCGGTCTGCGCATCGCGCTGAGCCCCGGGCTCGGCTTCGCCACCCTGGACCCCGAGATCGCCAAGTCGGTGTCGGCCGCGGCGAAGGTCTTCACCGACCTGGGCGCCATCGTCGAGGACGCCGATCCGGGCATCACCGACCCGGTGGAGGACTTCCACGTCCTGTGGTTCTCCGGGGCGGCCAAGTCCGTCGAGCACCTCACCGCCGAGCAGCGCGAACTGCTCGACCCGGGTCTGCACGAGATCGTCCGCCAGGGGCTGACCTACTCGGCGCAGGACTACCTGGAGGCCACCAACACCCGCATGCTGCTCGGCCAGCGCATGGGCGCCTTCCACGACACCTACGACCTGCTGCTGACCGCCACGGTGCCGATCCCGCCGTTCGAGGCGGGTGTGGAGGTGCCGTCGGGGTGGCCGCAGCCGCGCTGGACGAGCTGGACGCCGTTGACCTATCCGTTCAACATGACCCAGCAGCCCGCCGCCAGCGTCCCGTGCGGCTTCACCTCCGAGGGCCTGCCCATCGGGTTGCAGATCGTCGGGCCGCGCCACTCCGACGCGCGTGTGCTGCGGGCGGCCCGGGCCTTCGAGCAGGCCCGGCCGTGGAGCCGCCCGGCCCGCTGA
- a CDS encoding D-2-hydroxyacid dehydrogenase, giving the protein MTKQPTVVVLHGGTTPSATSEIERVAEVRYATGEQLADALPGADVMFVWNFRSDAVREAWPAADSLRWIHAASAGVDRLLFPEMLDSDVVLTNSRGVFDRPMAEYVLGAVLSFAKDLHTSVRFQDREHWQHRETERIEDKKVLVVGTGPIGRTIAGLLGAAGMAVSGAGRVARSGDPDFGDVHASSELAGVLGEFDYVVLAAPLTEQTNGLIDADALARFKPTARLINVGRGELVVQDDLVRALQDKRLAGAALDVFETEPLPESSPLWEMPNVLVSPHMSGDTVGWTDELVHLFLSNLRGYTEGGQLRNVVDKQRGYVSGSERN; this is encoded by the coding sequence ATGACCAAGCAACCCACCGTCGTCGTCCTGCACGGCGGCACGACTCCGTCCGCGACGTCCGAGATCGAGCGGGTCGCCGAGGTCCGCTACGCCACCGGGGAGCAACTCGCCGACGCGCTGCCGGGCGCCGACGTGATGTTCGTCTGGAACTTCCGCTCCGACGCGGTGCGGGAGGCCTGGCCTGCCGCGGACTCGCTGCGCTGGATCCACGCCGCCAGCGCCGGGGTCGACCGGCTGCTGTTCCCCGAGATGCTGGACTCCGATGTCGTGCTCACCAACTCCCGCGGCGTCTTCGACCGCCCGATGGCCGAGTACGTGCTGGGCGCGGTGCTGTCGTTCGCCAAGGACCTGCACACCAGCGTCCGCTTCCAGGACCGCGAGCACTGGCAGCACCGCGAGACCGAGCGCATCGAGGACAAGAAGGTCCTGGTCGTGGGCACCGGGCCGATCGGGCGCACGATCGCCGGGCTGCTGGGCGCCGCGGGCATGGCCGTCAGCGGCGCGGGCCGGGTTGCCCGCAGCGGGGACCCCGACTTCGGCGACGTGCACGCCTCCTCCGAGCTGGCCGGGGTGCTCGGCGAGTTCGACTACGTCGTGCTCGCCGCTCCCCTGACCGAGCAGACCAACGGCCTGATCGACGCCGACGCGCTGGCCCGGTTCAAGCCGACCGCGCGCCTGATCAACGTCGGCCGCGGTGAGCTGGTCGTGCAGGACGACCTGGTGCGGGCGCTGCAGGACAAGCGGCTGGCAGGCGCCGCGCTGGACGTCTTCGAGACCGAGCCGCTGCCGGAGTCCTCCCCGCTGTGGGAGATGCCCAACGTGCTGGTCTCACCGCACATGTCCGGCGACACGGTGGGCTGGACCGACGAGCTCGTGCACCTGTTCCTGAGCAACCTGCGCGGCTACACCGAGGGCGGGCAGCTGCGCAACGTCGTGGACAAACAACGCGGCTACGTCAGCGGATCGGAGCGCAACTGA
- a CDS encoding DUF3830 family protein, protein MPRYMSITLEKRGVSCVAELLDKDAPRTCEAVWQALPQAGPVHHAKYARNEIYTMVPHFADREPGQENPTVTPIPGDVVYFSFHGGMLDREFKEEKNIHELPGVIDLAIFYGRNNLLLNGDVGWVPGNVYATIVEGLDRMAEACNDIWRSGSVGERLVYERHAG, encoded by the coding sequence ATGCCCAGGTACATGTCGATCACGCTGGAGAAGCGCGGTGTCTCCTGCGTGGCCGAGCTGCTGGACAAGGACGCCCCGCGCACCTGCGAGGCGGTGTGGCAGGCGCTGCCGCAGGCGGGGCCGGTGCACCACGCCAAGTACGCGCGCAACGAGATCTACACGATGGTGCCGCACTTCGCCGACCGGGAACCCGGGCAGGAGAACCCGACGGTGACCCCGATCCCCGGCGACGTCGTGTACTTCTCCTTCCACGGCGGCATGCTCGACCGGGAGTTCAAGGAGGAGAAGAACATCCACGAGCTGCCCGGCGTGATCGACCTGGCCATCTTCTACGGGCGCAACAACCTGCTGCTCAACGGCGACGTCGGCTGGGTGCCCGGCAACGTCTACGCCACCATCGTGGAGGGCCTGGACCGGATGGCCGAGGCGTGCAACGACATCTGGCGCTCGGGCAGCGTCGGCGAGCGTCTCGTCTACGAACGCCACGCCGGTTGA
- a CDS encoding maleate cis-trans isomerase family protein: MPPDFLGAVLGPEPQRGVGLIVPFDLALDRELWRWVPASVSLYLTRTPFVPVPVTVEMANLVSDEAAVHSATRDLLVPEPEVVAYACTSGSFVNGATGERALIEVMQEAGAPAAVTTAGALVQALETLGVGRVAVATPYVAAVTERLHTYLDEHGVEVVTSVGLGLQEQIWKVGYRQVIDIVRSADRPEAEAMFISCTNLPTYDIIGPLEAELGKPVLTANQVTIWAALRAMGLQAVAPEQRLVQAVDLPAA; encoded by the coding sequence ATGCCGCCTGACTTCCTCGGGGCGGTGCTGGGGCCGGAGCCGCAGCGCGGCGTCGGCCTGATCGTTCCGTTCGACCTCGCACTCGACCGCGAGCTGTGGCGCTGGGTACCCGCCAGCGTCTCGCTCTACCTGACCAGGACGCCGTTCGTGCCCGTTCCGGTCACGGTGGAGATGGCCAACCTGGTCAGCGACGAGGCCGCGGTGCACAGCGCCACCCGCGACCTGCTGGTGCCCGAGCCGGAGGTGGTGGCCTACGCCTGCACCTCGGGCAGCTTCGTCAACGGCGCCACCGGCGAGCGCGCGCTGATCGAGGTCATGCAGGAGGCCGGGGCGCCCGCGGCGGTCACCACCGCGGGCGCGCTGGTGCAGGCCCTGGAGACGCTCGGGGTGGGCCGGGTCGCGGTCGCCACGCCGTACGTGGCGGCGGTGACCGAGCGGCTGCACACCTACCTCGACGAGCACGGGGTCGAGGTGGTCACCAGCGTCGGCCTCGGCCTGCAGGAGCAGATCTGGAAGGTCGGCTACCGGCAGGTGATCGACATCGTGCGCTCGGCCGACCGCCCCGAGGCCGAGGCGATGTTCATCAGCTGCACCAACCTGCCCACCTACGACATCATCGGCCCGCTGGAGGCCGAGCTGGGCAAACCGGTCCTCACCGCCAACCAGGTCACGATCTGGGCGGCGCTGCGGGCCATGGGTCTGCAGGCGGTCGCGCCGGAGCAGCGGCTGGTGCAGGCCGTCGACCTGCCCGCCGCGTGA
- a CDS encoding maleate cis-trans isomerase family protein: protein MEPPVSHTAGILYPGYSAEDDYPTLEGLLGGGVRLPLVHTLMREDAHRVDALLDVGSEDVLSEGAGKLLEHEVQSVIWACTSGSFVFGWDGARDQVEKLQAVTGLPTSSTSFAFVHAAARLGLRRVAVAATYPADVAERFVEFLHVAGIEVVRLSSRGIITAAEVGTLGREQVLEFAAANDDDRAQALLMPDTALHSVAWLDELEQRLGKTVLTANQVSAWEGLRLAGDRAAREGLGTLFRQAPAQAGEKEGGERGSSPN from the coding sequence ATGGAGCCCCCGGTGTCGCACACCGCAGGAATCCTGTACCCCGGATACAGCGCCGAAGACGACTACCCGACCCTGGAGGGCCTGCTCGGCGGAGGCGTGCGCCTCCCGCTGGTGCACACCCTCATGCGCGAGGACGCCCACCGCGTCGACGCCCTGCTGGACGTCGGCTCGGAGGACGTGCTCTCCGAAGGGGCAGGCAAGCTGCTCGAACACGAGGTGCAGTCGGTGATCTGGGCCTGCACCAGCGGCAGCTTCGTCTTCGGCTGGGACGGCGCGCGCGACCAGGTGGAGAAGCTGCAGGCCGTCACCGGCCTGCCGACCTCCAGCACCTCGTTCGCGTTCGTGCACGCCGCGGCCCGCCTCGGACTGCGGCGGGTGGCGGTGGCCGCGACCTACCCGGCCGACGTGGCCGAGCGGTTCGTGGAGTTCCTGCACGTGGCCGGCATCGAGGTGGTCCGGCTCTCCAGCCGGGGCATCATCACCGCCGCCGAGGTCGGCACCCTGGGTCGCGAGCAGGTGCTGGAGTTCGCCGCGGCCAACGACGACGACCGCGCGCAGGCGCTGCTGATGCCCGACACCGCGCTGCACAGCGTGGCGTGGCTGGACGAGCTGGAGCAGCGGCTCGGCAAGACGGTGCTCACCGCCAACCAGGTCAGCGCGTGGGAAGGGCTGCGCCTGGCCGGGGACCGCGCGGCCCGAGAAGGATTGGGAACCCTGTTCCGGCAGGCACCGGCGCAGGCTGGAGAGAAAGAGGGAGGGGAACGCGGCAGTTCCCCGAACTGA
- a CDS encoding GntR family transcriptional regulator, producing MLGLDEQNQPGELEPVQRKSTAAIVADQLRSAIMYGSLAPGSQMGEAELAARLGVSRGPLREAMQRLVAEGLLRSEPHRGLFVTTLDADDVRDIYLARLAVERAACEQIVRHHRLEAVAELTAAQGRMVAAVSKGDSIELADADQEFHETLVRASGSPRLRRMAQTLLVEKRMCLTALQDKYHADAQALLDEHRGIVDAIEAGDEALLLTRLEAHMNDALERLNGSMAH from the coding sequence GTGCTCGGACTGGACGAGCAGAACCAGCCCGGTGAGTTAGAGCCGGTGCAGCGCAAGTCGACCGCGGCGATCGTGGCCGACCAGCTGCGCTCGGCGATCATGTACGGCTCGCTGGCACCGGGCAGCCAGATGGGGGAGGCCGAGCTGGCCGCCCGGCTCGGGGTGAGCCGGGGTCCGCTGCGGGAGGCGATGCAGCGGCTGGTGGCCGAAGGCCTGTTGCGCAGCGAGCCGCATCGCGGGCTCTTCGTCACCACGCTGGACGCCGACGACGTCCGCGACATCTACCTGGCGCGGCTGGCGGTGGAGCGCGCGGCCTGCGAGCAGATCGTGCGCCACCACCGGCTGGAGGCGGTAGCCGAGCTCACCGCGGCGCAGGGTCGGATGGTGGCCGCGGTGTCCAAGGGCGACTCGATCGAGCTCGCCGACGCCGACCAGGAGTTCCACGAGACGCTGGTGCGGGCCTCCGGCAGCCCCCGGCTGCGGCGCATGGCCCAGACCCTGCTGGTGGAGAAGCGGATGTGCCTGACGGCGCTGCAGGACAAGTACCACGCCGACGCCCAGGCGCTGCTGGACGAGCACCGCGGCATCGTCGACGCGATCGAGGCAGGCGACGAGGCGCTGCTGCTGACGCGTCTGGAAGCGCACATGAACGACGCGCTGGAACGCCTCAACGGTTCGATGGCGCACTGA
- a CDS encoding NAD-dependent succinate-semialdehyde dehydrogenase: protein MTRSTEQNPRESTVVEAAPKQLLIGGKWRPASEDRTYEVEDPSTGRALCPVADASPEDGLAALAAAHEAQHDWAKHPPRERGEILRRAYELITQRHEDLSLLMTLEMGKPLTESRAEVTYAAEFFRWFAEEAVRIGGDYAVAPNGKGRFLVMRQPVGPALLITPWNFPMAMGTRKIGPAIAAGCTSVIKPAHQTPLSMLALADILIEAGLPDGVLNVVTSRSAGKLMEPMIRDGRARKLSFTGSTQVGRKLIEQSAEQVLKVSLELGGNAPFIVFDDADLDAAVDGAMLAKMRNIGEACTAANRFYVHADVAEEFGRRLAERMGSLRIGRGVTDEIEVGPLIDSDQLGKVTELVQDALDHGAEVVVGGSPREGDGYFYQPTVLTGVPVSARLNREEIFGPVAPITTFTDEQAVVDQANDTEYGLVSYLYTRDLQRALRVSEALESGMIGLNQGIVSNPAAPFGGVKHSGLGREGGKVGIDEFLETKYVAVGGL, encoded by the coding sequence ATGACTCGCTCAACCGAACAGAACCCACGCGAGAGCACCGTCGTCGAGGCGGCCCCCAAGCAACTGCTCATCGGCGGGAAGTGGCGCCCCGCCTCCGAGGACCGCACCTACGAGGTCGAGGACCCCTCCACCGGCAGGGCGCTGTGCCCGGTGGCCGACGCCTCCCCCGAGGACGGCCTGGCCGCGCTGGCCGCCGCCCACGAGGCCCAGCACGACTGGGCCAAGCACCCGCCCCGCGAGCGCGGTGAGATCCTGCGCCGCGCCTACGAGCTGATCACGCAGCGCCACGAGGACCTGTCGCTGCTGATGACGCTGGAGATGGGCAAGCCGCTGACGGAGTCGCGCGCCGAGGTCACCTACGCCGCGGAGTTCTTCCGCTGGTTCGCCGAGGAGGCCGTGCGCATCGGCGGCGACTACGCCGTCGCGCCCAACGGCAAGGGCCGGTTCCTGGTGATGCGCCAGCCCGTGGGGCCCGCGCTGCTGATCACGCCGTGGAACTTCCCGATGGCGATGGGTACCCGCAAGATCGGCCCGGCCATCGCCGCGGGCTGCACCTCGGTGATCAAGCCCGCCCACCAGACGCCGCTGTCGATGCTGGCGCTGGCCGACATCCTCATCGAGGCGGGGCTGCCCGACGGCGTGCTCAACGTCGTCACCTCGCGCAGCGCGGGCAAGCTGATGGAGCCGATGATCCGCGACGGCCGCGCCCGCAAGCTGTCTTTCACCGGCTCGACCCAGGTCGGGCGCAAGCTCATCGAGCAGTCGGCCGAGCAGGTGCTGAAGGTGTCGCTGGAGCTGGGCGGCAACGCCCCGTTCATCGTCTTCGACGACGCCGACCTCGACGCCGCCGTCGACGGCGCGATGCTGGCCAAGATGCGCAACATCGGCGAGGCCTGCACCGCGGCCAACCGCTTCTACGTCCACGCCGACGTGGCCGAGGAGTTCGGCAGGCGGCTGGCCGAGCGTATGGGGTCGCTGCGCATCGGCCGCGGCGTGACCGACGAGATCGAGGTCGGCCCGCTGATCGACTCCGACCAGCTGGGCAAGGTCACCGAGCTGGTGCAGGACGCCCTGGACCACGGCGCCGAGGTCGTCGTGGGCGGCTCGCCCCGCGAGGGCGACGGCTACTTCTACCAGCCGACCGTGCTGACCGGCGTGCCGGTGTCGGCGAGGCTCAACCGGGAGGAGATCTTCGGTCCGGTCGCCCCGATCACCACGTTCACCGACGAGCAGGCGGTCGTCGACCAGGCCAACGACACCGAGTACGGACTGGTCAGCTACCTCTACACCCGCGACCTGCAGCGGGCTCTGCGGGTGTCGGAGGCCCTGGAGTCGGGCATGATCGGGCTCAACCAGGGCATCGTGTCCAACCCGGCGGCCCCGTTCGGCGGGGTCAAGCACTCCGGCCTGGGCCGGGAAGGCGGCAAGGTCGGCATCGACGAGTTCCTGGAAACCAAGTACGTCGCTGTCGGCGGTCTGTGA
- a CDS encoding aspartate aminotransferase family protein, with product MAELSPVLKQATPVLAARGEGVYLFDEDDRRYLDFTAGIGVTSTGHCHPRVVEAAQRQVGTLIHGQYTTVMHRPLLRLTERLGEVLPSGLDRVFYVNSGSEAVEASVRLARQATGRQNIVAFEGGFHGRTMGAGALTSSGVKIRAGLGPMMPGVAFSPFPETYRHGWSQAEAVRFALSELDQLLVTVTSPADTAAFIIEPVLGEGGYIPAPPEFLEGLRERADRHGILLIVDEVQTGVGRTGKFWGHDHAGIRPDIIITAKGLASGFPLSAIAAGQELMSKAWPGSQGGTYGGNAVAAAAALATLDVVRDENLVDNAAEQGARLKEGLTKVAAEHPVIGDVRGLGLMVGNEFTTGDGRPDTATATRAHKAAAERGLLLLTCGPHGNVVRMIPPLVVSSQQVDEAVSLWSEAVKDAVSG from the coding sequence ATGGCTGAGCTCTCGCCGGTGCTGAAGCAGGCCACGCCCGTGCTGGCCGCCCGAGGGGAAGGCGTCTACCTCTTCGACGAGGACGATCGCCGCTACCTGGACTTCACCGCCGGTATCGGGGTGACCAGCACCGGCCACTGCCACCCGCGCGTGGTGGAAGCCGCCCAGCGCCAGGTGGGTACCCTCATCCACGGCCAGTACACGACGGTGATGCACCGGCCGCTGCTGCGGCTGACCGAGCGGCTCGGCGAGGTGCTCCCGTCTGGGCTGGACCGCGTCTTCTACGTCAACTCCGGCAGCGAGGCCGTCGAGGCCTCGGTGCGGCTGGCCCGCCAGGCCACCGGGCGGCAGAACATCGTGGCCTTCGAGGGCGGCTTCCACGGCCGCACCATGGGCGCCGGCGCGCTGACCTCCTCCGGGGTCAAGATCCGCGCGGGCCTCGGGCCGATGATGCCCGGGGTGGCCTTCAGCCCGTTCCCGGAGACCTACCGGCACGGCTGGTCGCAGGCCGAGGCGGTGCGCTTCGCGCTGAGCGAGCTCGACCAGCTGCTGGTCACCGTCACCTCGCCCGCCGACACCGCGGCGTTCATCATCGAGCCGGTGCTGGGCGAGGGCGGCTACATCCCGGCGCCGCCGGAGTTCCTGGAGGGACTGCGCGAGCGCGCCGACCGCCACGGCATCCTGCTCATCGTCGACGAGGTGCAGACCGGCGTCGGGCGCACCGGCAAGTTCTGGGGCCACGACCACGCCGGCATCCGCCCCGACATCATCATCACCGCCAAGGGCCTGGCCAGCGGCTTCCCGCTGTCGGCGATCGCGGCGGGCCAGGAACTGATGAGCAAGGCCTGGCCCGGCTCGCAGGGCGGCACCTACGGCGGCAACGCCGTGGCCGCGGCCGCCGCGCTGGCCACCCTCGACGTCGTACGTGACGAAAACCTCGTCGACAACGCCGCCGAGCAGGGCGCCCGCTTGAAGGAGGGGCTGACCAAGGTCGCCGCCGAGCACCCGGTCATCGGCGATGTCAGGGGCCTGGGGCTGATGGTGGGCAACGAGTTCACCACCGGCGACGGCCGGCCCGACACCGCCACCGCGACCCGGGCGCACAAGGCCGCCGCCGAGCGCGGTCTGCTGCTGCTGACCTGCGGTCCGCACGGCAACGTGGTGCGGATGATCCCGCCGCTGGTGGTCAGCTCCCAGCAGGTCGACGAGGCGGTCTCGCTGTGGTCCGAAGCCGTCAAGGACGCCGTCTCCGGCTGA
- a CDS encoding LCP family protein: MSDWSAGPPPKGRRPRSGDAYDYYGGGRERPAAPRPPGPPPAGPPPRRPGGPGPSDDGGRPLPPQRKPKRWGRRIGIALLVLVVLAGGLVFYFDSMLQRTDALDYPGRESKDTPGTNWLLVGSDSREGLDDSQREELSAGNAPGRRTDSMMLIHIPESGGQPAMISLPRDSSVPIPGHGRDKLNSAFSYGGPQLLAQTLEGVTGVHIDHYAEIGFGGFADLVDAVGGVDVCLDQPIKDDMAHIDLPAGCQELDGPNALGFVRARYALADGDIGRAANQRKLLGALVDKASSPATLFNPFRLVPLASSASKTFTVNNGDHVWHLASLGLAMGDLSGGQGVTTSVPFGGFGKVNGQSVIQWDKERAAAMFDAIAKDQPIPPEILDN; the protein is encoded by the coding sequence ATGAGTGATTGGTCGGCGGGCCCACCGCCGAAGGGCCGAAGGCCGCGGAGTGGCGACGCCTACGACTACTACGGTGGCGGCCGCGAGCGGCCCGCCGCTCCCCGTCCGCCGGGACCGCCCCCGGCCGGGCCGCCGCCGAGGCGTCCCGGCGGGCCCGGGCCGTCCGACGACGGCGGCAGGCCCCTGCCCCCGCAGCGCAAGCCGAAGCGGTGGGGCAGGCGCATCGGGATCGCGCTGCTCGTGCTGGTGGTGCTGGCCGGCGGTCTGGTGTTCTACTTCGACTCGATGCTGCAGCGCACCGACGCGCTGGACTATCCGGGACGGGAGTCCAAGGACACCCCCGGCACCAACTGGCTGCTGGTGGGCTCCGACAGCCGCGAGGGACTCGACGACTCGCAGCGCGAGGAACTCTCGGCGGGCAACGCCCCCGGGCGGCGCACCGACAGCATGATGCTGATCCACATCCCCGAGAGCGGCGGCCAGCCCGCCATGATCAGCCTCCCCCGCGACTCCTCGGTGCCGATCCCTGGCCACGGACGCGACAAGCTCAACTCCGCCTTCTCCTACGGCGGACCGCAGCTGCTGGCCCAGACCCTGGAAGGGGTCACCGGCGTGCACATCGACCACTACGCCGAGATCGGCTTCGGCGGCTTCGCCGACCTGGTCGACGCCGTCGGCGGGGTCGACGTGTGCCTGGACCAGCCGATCAAGGACGACATGGCCCACATCGACCTGCCCGCCGGGTGCCAGGAGCTCGACGGCCCCAACGCGCTGGGCTTCGTGCGGGCCCGCTACGCGCTGGCCGACGGCGACATCGGCCGCGCGGCCAACCAGCGCAAGCTGCTGGGCGCGCTGGTGGACAAGGCGAGCAGTCCGGCCACGCTGTTCAACCCGTTCCGGCTGGTGCCGCTGGCCTCCAGCGCCAGCAAGACCTTCACCGTCAACAACGGCGACCACGTCTGGCACCTGGCTTCGCTGGGACTGGCCATGGGCGATCTCAGCGGCGGTCAGGGCGTGACCACCAGCGTGCCTTTCGGCGGCTTCGGCAAGGTCAACGGCCAGTCGGTGATCCAGTGGGACAAGGAGCGCGCCGCGGCGATGTTCGACGCGATCGCCAAGGACCAGCCGATCCCCCCGGAGATCCTCGACAACTAG
- a CDS encoding lysozyme: protein MAPSRIARSHRYHPRRLLVCALATALTALAPGAYAATAQTPRLDAGDPNGAWAGYSLGRSSEGSAPRYAAPAGSVAGMDVSGHQGVVDWRAAWDAGARFAYVKASEGVGFRNKHYPQQYDGSRGVGMVRGAYHFALPDRSSGAEQAHFFVDNGGGWVPDGHTLPGALDVEHNPYGDACYGLPPEGMSRWIAEFSDTYRARTGRFPAIYTTTRWWQQCTGGNPSFGANNPLWLARYAPEPGPLPAGWTFQTIWQFADRGVFPGDQNTFNGGPEQLTRFTS, encoded by the coding sequence GTGGCCCCATCTCGCATCGCACGCTCTCACCGGTACCACCCGCGCAGGTTGCTGGTCTGCGCGCTGGCAACAGCGCTGACCGCGCTCGCTCCGGGCGCCTACGCCGCCACCGCGCAAACACCCCGGCTGGACGCCGGCGATCCGAACGGAGCGTGGGCCGGCTACAGCCTCGGCCGGAGCTCCGAAGGCTCCGCGCCGCGCTACGCCGCTCCCGCCGGGAGCGTTGCGGGCATGGACGTCAGCGGCCACCAGGGCGTGGTCGACTGGCGGGCGGCCTGGGATGCCGGGGCCCGCTTCGCCTACGTCAAGGCCAGCGAGGGCGTCGGCTTCCGCAACAAGCACTACCCCCAGCAGTACGACGGCTCGCGCGGCGTGGGCATGGTCCGCGGCGCGTACCACTTCGCGCTGCCCGACCGCTCCAGCGGCGCCGAGCAGGCCCACTTCTTCGTCGACAACGGCGGCGGGTGGGTGCCCGACGGCCACACCCTGCCCGGGGCGCTGGACGTCGAGCACAACCCCTACGGCGACGCCTGCTACGGGCTGCCGCCGGAGGGGATGTCGCGGTGGATCGCCGAGTTCAGCGACACCTACCGGGCGCGCACCGGCCGGTTCCCGGCGATCTACACCACGACCCGCTGGTGGCAGCAGTGCACCGGCGGCAACCCTTCCTTCGGGGCGAACAACCCGCTGTGGCTGGCCCGCTACGCACCCGAGCCCGGTCCGCTGCCCGCGGGCTGGACGTTCCAGACGATCTGGCAGTTCGCCGACCGCGGTGTGTTCCCCGGTGACCAGAACACCTTCAACGGCGGACCCGAGCAGTTGACCCGTTTCACCTCCTGA
- a CDS encoding YybH family protein, whose amino-acid sequence MAQQADDTAQVRELVESWARAVRDRDLDGILAHHSPDLVFYDVPEPGRFRGLDAYRRSWGEEFFPWFGDSGLFELDELEVTAGPETAFCHCVVRCAGSGPDADPAEQLDVRLTMGLARRGGQWSVVHEHHSVAAD is encoded by the coding sequence ATGGCGCAGCAGGCAGACGACACCGCCCAGGTCCGGGAGCTCGTCGAGAGCTGGGCCAGGGCGGTCCGCGACCGCGACCTGGACGGCATCCTGGCTCACCACAGCCCGGACCTGGTGTTCTACGACGTCCCCGAGCCCGGCCGCTTCCGGGGACTGGACGCCTACCGCCGGTCGTGGGGGGAGGAGTTCTTCCCCTGGTTCGGCGACTCCGGCCTCTTCGAACTCGACGAGCTGGAGGTCACCGCGGGGCCCGAGACGGCCTTCTGCCACTGCGTGGTGCGCTGCGCGGGCAGCGGACCGGACGCCGATCCCGCCGAACAGCTCGACGTGCGGCTCACGATGGGGCTGGCCAGGCGAGGAGGGCAGTGGAGCGTCGTGCACGAGCACCACTCCGTGGCCGCGGACTGA